A stretch of the Sulfuritortus calidifontis genome encodes the following:
- a CDS encoding DUF6511 domain-containing protein yields MKCWVCKRQARGYGHADLRHPVGDARRYPMDWVFCSRRCQQAFHALYGQWLRVRDGRPPLGEVAMIDPSDVELAAMRKCLKAFGEAASEIGFEKPLGAYSEAEALQVIDAIVTGYTEAMVAHHEASKYPPVRGLKDPVSDPFADLEDDLPWEEPESASKATSNAAQKEARR; encoded by the coding sequence GTGAAGTGCTGGGTCTGCAAACGACAGGCGCGCGGCTACGGCCACGCGGACCTTCGGCATCCGGTGGGCGACGCCCGGCGTTATCCGATGGACTGGGTGTTTTGCTCGCGGCGCTGCCAGCAGGCGTTTCACGCGCTCTACGGCCAGTGGCTGCGGGTGCGGGACGGACGTCCACCCCTCGGGGAGGTCGCGATGATCGATCCGTCTGATGTCGAACTGGCCGCGATGCGAAAGTGCCTCAAGGCCTTTGGTGAGGCGGCCAGCGAGATCGGCTTCGAGAAGCCACTCGGGGCGTATTCCGAGGCCGAGGCGCTGCAGGTCATCGACGCCATCGTCACCGGCTACACCGAGGCGATGGTCGCGCACCACGAGGCGAGCAAGTACCCACCGGTGCGGGGACTCAAAGACCCCGTGTCCGACCCCTTCGCGGACCTGGAAGACGACCTGCCGTGGGAGGAGCCGGAGTCGGCCTCAAAGGCGACTTCAAACGCGGCACAGAAGGAGGCGCGGCGATGA